The Catellicoccus marimammalium M35/04/3 region GAAGAAGAAAGAATAGAAAAACAAGGACAATTACTCTGCTTACTTTTTTTAGTCGGGATAGTTATTTTTCTTTTGCTTTTCTTCTTTGCTCCAATGATGGCTCAAAAGATGGGAAATCGAGCGTTAGCACCACTGATTCAAGTCAATGCGTTACTATTTGTCATTGCTCCTTTCTTATCTTTTGCTCGTGGGAAAAGTCAAAAAGAGTTAACCTTAAATCATTTTGCTTACTCGCAAGTGATTGAACAAAGTGTTCGTGTAACTTTTATTTTAGGGATTACAATGCTGGGAATTTATTGTTTTCCTAAACTTACGATTTATTCTATTGCGACTCTTGCTTTAGGAGGTTCTTTTGTGGGCATGCTTTGTTCAACGCTTTATTTGCAAAAAAGAGAAGGCATTCATTGGCATTTTTCTTGGCCCAAAAAAAGTCTTTTTCAACGCTTTTGGCAACATTGTTTTGTGCTAGCTCTTGGTCTTTCTTTATTGCTGGTCTTGCAAGGAATGGATGCATTGATGGATATTCCTTTATTGCAAAAGGGAGGATGGAGCTTAGAAGAAGCTCAGGTTGCAAAAGGAGTTTATGATCGAGGACAACCTTTATTACAAGTGGGATTAGCGATTTTAACGAGTTTAGTTTCTGGTTTTGCTCCTCAGTTGTTACAAGCACATAAAGAAAAGAAAAAATGCTTGGAAAAACGAAAAACCGTAATTTTAAGAAAAGGCATTTGTTTTTATGGCCTAGGAGCAAGTCTTGGTTTATTTGGATTGATGCCGTTTTTAAATAC contains the following coding sequences:
- a CDS encoding oligosaccharide flippase family protein, which translates into the protein MSLQKITKGISLLTLAGIISKILSAAYRIPLQNIVGDYGFYVYQQAYPIYGLCLSLTLSGVPLFIAKELLQTKEEERIEKQGQLLCLLFLVGIVIFLLLFFFAPMMAQKMGNRALAPLIQVNALLFVIAPFLSFARGKSQKELTLNHFAYSQVIEQSVRVTFILGITMLGIYCFPKLTIYSIATLALGGSFVGMLCSTLYLQKREGIHWHFSWPKKSLFQRFWQHCFVLALGLSLLLVLQGMDALMDIPLLQKGGWSLEEAQVAKGVYDRGQPLLQVGLAILTSLVSGFAPQLLQAHKEKKKCLEKRKTVILRKGICFYGLGASLGLFGLMPFLNTILFENKMGSVSLSFLMFAIFLMAMYQYWIVVAQKEEKEGKIIWSLLCAILVKMIGNLLLIPKCHFLGVVISTLCSLIVANYSLKWQLKERERLPFHFYWQQGIALTIFGSLMLVSFFLGLKMEYSRGEALLWFFLFFVLGGGSYLWLVFQQRMFSLRDWLQLPFGKYFAKIGGK